The Manihot esculenta cultivar AM560-2 chromosome 11, M.esculenta_v8, whole genome shotgun sequence genome includes a region encoding these proteins:
- the LOC110625535 gene encoding prefoldin subunit 6 isoform X2, with protein MASSTAIRELQRDLENKANDLSKLQKDIAKNHQVRKKYTVQLGENELVLKELDLLDEDANVYKLIGPVLVKQDLAEANANVRKRIDYISAELKRLDATLQDLEEKQNSKKDAILKVQQRIQSLQAGKAKA; from the exons ATGGCATCTTCAACTGCTATTCGAGAACTGCAGCGCGATCTTGAGAACAAAGCCAATGATCTTAGCAAACTCCAAAAGG ATATTGCAAAGAATCACCAGGTTAGGAAAAAGTATACTGTCCAACTCGGTGAAAACGAGCTCGTACTCAAG GAGTTGGATTTACTTGATGAAGATGCCAATGTTTACAAGTTGATTGGTCCTGTTCTTGTGAAGCAGGACTTGGCAGAGGCCAATGCCAATGTCCGCAAGAGAATTGATTATATCTCTGCTGAACT GAAGAGACTTGATGCAACTCTTCAGGACTTGGAAGAGAAGCAAAATAGCAAGAAAGATGCG ATTTTAAAGGTACAACAAAGGATCCAATCTCTCCAAGCTGGAAAGGCCAAGGCGTAA
- the LOC110625535 gene encoding ras and Rab interactor 3 isoform X1 yields MDQIKPPKNLILSRESVDATLDVLLAGRSVGEATQKVAETISSRSAIRPPPPPPVSSRASKPSSRRSRSSRPSSHGRSSSAHQSIQAPRPQGTSNEGTEEGPRIISEVAEGVGSVRSDLVLPTVGSSGVSAVVEEEVPGGRLEVPITEEGAPGKREEVILVDEDVSEAPTNDALAPEEVGSDPAKDEGVTEKVGDKRPASLEMPAPTPARKKSRASKGSAPALPPIGEKKEGSKASTPALPPPEKKKDVPVIPLLSAPDNDILNAEDITHQSPASVVAEIVKERMFGGVMEASDPCLLALTGLLASSTREQAAFRSRPRGELGDTIREMLLMVS; encoded by the coding sequence ATGGACCAAATCAAGCCTCCTAAGAACCTCATATTGTCCCGAGAGAGTGTGGACGCGACTTTGGACGTCCTGCTGGCGGGGCGATCCGTGGGAGAGGCTACTCAAAAAGTGGCAGAAACTATCTCCTCCAGGTCGGCTATtcgacctcctcctcctcctccggtcTCTTCTCGGGCTTCTAAGCCCAGCTCTCGACGCAGCAGGTCGTCCCGGCCTTCCAGCCACGGGAGGTCGAGCTCGGCTCATCAGTCTATACAAGCCCCTCGGCCTCAAGGTACTTCTAACGAGGGGACGGAAGAGGGTCCCAGGATTATCTCTGAAGTGGCTGAGGGTGTTGGATCGGTGAGGTCGGACCTTGTCCTTCCTACTGTGGGCTCTTCTGGGGTCTCCGCTGTTGTTGAAGAGGAGGTTCCCGGGGGGAGGCTCGAGGTCCCCATTACAGAAGAGGGAGCTCCAGGGAAAAGAGAGGAGGTTATTCTCGTGGACGAGGATGTCTCGGAGGCCCCCACCAATGACGCTCTTGCCCCTGAGGAGGTGGGATCTGACCCTGCCAAGGACGAAGGTGTCACAGAGAAGGTAGGGGACAAACGTCCTGCCTCCCTTGAAATGCCTGCCCCAACTCCAGCTCGGAAGAAGTCCAGGGCTTCCAagggatcagctccagctctccctcctATTGGAGAGAAGAAAGAAGGTTCTAAAGCATCAACTCCAGCTCTCCCTCCTCctgaaaagaagaaagatgtCCCTGTGATACCACTGCtgtctgctcctgacaacgACATTCTGAACGCGGAGGATATCACCCATCAGTCTCCAGCGAGCGTGGTTGCTGAGATTGTCAAGGAGCGGATGTTTGGTGGTGTCATGGAGGCTTCGGATCCATGcttgcttgctctcactggtcTCTTAGCTAGCTCTACTAGGGAGCAAGCAGCGTTCCGTTCTCGACCTCGTGGGGAGCTCGGAGAcacaatcagggagatgcttctgatggtaagctaA